ACCAGCACCTGCTCATAATCCTTGAGCGTGAGGAGGCCCCTCACGCCTGAGCCCAGGTGCTCTGCCACTCCAGCCTCTGCACCCTGAGTGCCCAGGGCAGCCAGGACTGCCACACTGACTCCTGGGCAGGATCTGGAGCTGGGTGAGGTGGGTTCAGGGGAGGCGGTTGTAGGAAAGCCTCTCTGCTTGCCCACTCCCCTGAGCACTTCCCCGGAGAGTGTACACACCATGGGAACAGGAACCAAAGCAGTCTTGTCCCTGTGTTTGTGGCATGAAGGCATGAGTTATGAGGTGAGAAGAGGCTGGGTCAGATGAGGCCTCGCCTGCTTGGGCCACGCTGGGGCACCCATTCTGCCTCCATCTGATCCAAACCTGCTCTCTCACGGCTAGCATTGAGGCCAAAGCTGGGGACTGCACCAAATGGGAGAGCCCCCGGGTGGGTCCAGGGGGTCATGGGAGAAGACCTACAGAAAGGCCTGACCACTGAGGGTTTAGCCCGctgtgcctggcactgcccacctcctggcccctgccaccccgccGCCTGGGTCACAGGGGCAGAGAGcaccccagctgacctctggtCTCAGGCACGCTCGATGTGGGCAGGGATCCTGCAGCAGGATCCTGGGGCTCGCTCGCCAGCCTCTGCCCGGCACACATGGATTTGAGCATCTGGAAGACTGCGAGGGGCGCGACGTTCAGCTTCAGCAGGTCCACCAGGATCCTGGTGAGAAAAGATGCGGTGCGCAGTGAGCCCTACTGGTCCCCCGGCCCGTCTGCTGGGCCGAGAACGGGGCAGGCATGGCTACCAGACTGACACTAGGTCCAGGAGGGCCACCTTTGTCAAGGTCCCGACTCTACTCTGAGCCCTCAGAGGGTCACGACGAGGACGGGAGGCTCTAATATACAGATCAGTGGCCTGGCGGGGTCTAATAGCCCGGGGTTGTCTGGGGGTCAGACCAGCGCGCAGCCTCCACCCGCGCCCGCTCACTTGAACACGTCGGGATCCATGGCGCCGCCCGCCGCCTGCGCCAGCTCGTACAGCTCCATCTCCTCGGCACTCAGCACCTTCTTCCGCCGCAGCGCGAGCTTCTGTAGCGCTGCCTCCAGCCCCGGGGGTGGCCCCGGCCCGGGCCCAGCGCCCGGCGTCGCCATCTGCGGGGCCTGCGGGAAGGTGAGCGCCCCACtccgtcccgccccgccccgccgggcgCTCCCACGGCGCCCTCTACTGGCCCGGCCGGCTGTTCCTCTCCCTGCAGCGTCACGGTGTTGCCTCCGGACAGCCCTACACTGGAGAGCAGGGATCAGTCTGTCTTCCCCCTTTCACTCGATCCACATTTACGTGCCGGGCAATGTGTTAGGCGTGGGGGACACCGTGGCAGACCAAAGAGACCCGCTCCCTGGCGATCAGGACTTCCCTGCTAGGTTGCATTGGTCGTTCTCGCTTAAGTAGCAACATCCAGCGCAGTGCCTGACATACAGTGGGCGCTCAATAAACGCCTGCGGGACGAAGGGCAGTCAATGCACAGTGTATACAGTAATTGTTCCTGGCCCGGATGCTCCATTGGGGGCGCGCCCCGAGGGCCTACTAACAGCCTCTCCTTATGCGCACGCGCCCTCCCCGTCTCGCGTACAGTGCGTGAGCTCAGGCCTCCACTGCGCACGCACTTAACACACGCGAAACCCATAAACCCCGCCAGCCTTCGCTTTGCGCACGCGCCTTTTGAGGTACTAGCAGCTGCCTGCAAGAGGTAGCGTTGTGTTTCCCGCCAGGCCAGGGGGCGTGGCGCGACGCGACGCGCAGCTTGATGACGACATTTCGGCGCCGGATAGCCGAATGGTAGCCACAGTCCCTGAGGATGAGAGACGCTGTAGATTCCACAGGTGAGTAGCGGGAGTCGCGCGCCTGACGGTCCCggcagcctctctgatcttccgcTGTCTTCGTTCCTCCGCGAGCCCCGGCCGGACTTCCGCGTCTCTGCCCCGGCCGGGCCGGCGGGGGAGCCTAGGGCCTGGGCTCCGCCCTCATGCCGCCTTCCCGCGCGGCTCACACATCCAGTCCCGGTGGGTGCTCGGTTAACGTTCGTTGAACGAGTTGGAGGAAGGAAAGCTTCGAGTTAAACTTGAGCTTTGGACTCAACAAACCGTGTAGGAAGAAGAGCCGGGTGTGGGTCCCGGCCCGAGCCGTCCTCCCATTGTCCGagccagtttccccatctgtggtATGGCGATAGTGCCCAATGCCTACCTCACAGGACAGCTGTGAGCAACAAAAGGGAGCCTGCTCGGCTTCTCAGAGCAGCTAGAGGGAGTCCTTGGCCGTAGCGTGATTTGCTTGGCATAATCAGCGATGGCTGAGGACGGCCGCTCTCAGAAGAAACCCCAAAACTAGGTCCGAAGCAGCTCCTGAGGAAAGTGGTTGTTGAAGTGGTAGGATGAAGCAGGCGCTTGGTGCACAGCACAGAAggggtgatgtgtgtgtgtgtgtgtgtgtgtgtgtgtgtgtgtgtgtgtgtggagaccaaggcagggtcAGAGAACTGTGTAAGGGTCACTGCCTGCCTTGGGAAGACTCCTAATTTGGCACCTGTGGCCTCATTCCTTCAGCCTCTGCCTGGTACAAACTTCCTCTGAGCAAGGAGGTGCTTTCACCTCGTCCTAAAGCTCTGCCCTTTGCAAACAATTCAGGATTTTATGCTGCTTTGATAATTTTGGAATAGTTCTCTTGACCACTTGATTCAGGACTGAGGTTTTTTCGTTTTCTTTAAAACTGAAACTGATAGCTAGTTTAAGAGGGGGGGGGGCACTTGGAGGTGTTTTTATTGCCAAAAGACAGATATGTGCATCTCCTGTCAACTTCTCAGCTGCCTACACAGTCTCCTTGCACCCAAACTCTCCATCCACATGAAGTTGTCAGTTGCCACCTCAGTGCCCTTACACAGGCCAGTAGGCAAAGCTGTGCAAGGAAAAGCCAGCAGTAACCCATCATTGGAACTAGGCATGCTTCCTCTCTGCTCAGTccaaggctgaaatcaaggtgctggccagCTTTGCTCTTATCTAGATGCTCTGGAGGAGAAGCTGCTTTCAAACTGACTCAGGTTGCTGTCAGAATCTAGTTCTTTGGAGTTATAGAACTAAGGTCcctgtttccttgctggctgtcagccaaGATGCTCTGTATTTTATGGTCCACTGACTTGAGACTTTAAGTTGTATCTGCAAAATACTTTCACAGCAGTATCTAGATGATTGTGATTGAATAACCAGGGACCGGCACTTGGAGGGCTATCTTTAGAATTCTGCCCACCACTGAGAAGTAAATGAGAAATATATGGAGAGCCCCTAGAAccaggcctggcacatagcaagtgttACCACGTATTAGCAAGGATTTGCCACCACAAAGTGTCTCTGAAGCTGGCCAGTGTGGACCGCATGAGAATGGCATGTGTGTGATGAGTTATACAAATGTTCTCCTGGGCATTGTGAAACCATGCAGTATTCTGCTTGGCAGATGTTGAGATTTCATATTTGCTTTTCCACAGTGGTTTCCTAAGACGACCATTTTCAACTCCACCAGAGGCTACTATGGCATTCCCTCACCTGCAACAGCCCAGCTTCCTACTGGTAAATATCAGCTGCCCGTGTTGAGTGTCAGCTCAAAGCTGAGGGACCTGGGAGTTCCTTTCACCAACTCGAACTCTCCAGTGGTTGTTTTAGGGTGCATGTGATGGGAATAACACTGGACTCGGGGTTGAAATCCTTAGGCTTGACTCTGCCTCTGCAGGACCTTGGgttcactcaaccactgagccctggttttctcatctacaagGCGAGTTTATTCAAAGGCCATTTTCCTTGCTTCCCAGGTATGGGGAGGAGCAACTGAAAAAGATATACCTTCAAATTTCATGTCTTGTAAATCCTTACACAAGTGTGTAATAATCATAACTGTCATTACTGAAAGATGGAGGGCCACTGTTctgctgggggcaaccaggactgtaCTTTAATATTAaacatgagccctggccagggtactaagtggttagagcagtggccCACGCACCAAacggttacagttcgattcccagtcaagggtgcatacctgggttgcaggttcaatcccaggccctggttggggtgagtgcagtaggcaaccaattgatgtgtctctctcatgtcgatgtttctctcctccccccacccccatccatccctcccttccactctctaaaaatcactggaaaaagcatcctcgggtgaggattaacatatatatatatataaaatatgatgcTGAGAAGTTAAGTATAAGACAGATATCAGTGGTGAAAGTTTCAAATTTTAGTTCCCATAAGATACTTGAgataaacatttatttggaagGACATTCTTCCTTGGTGCACCCTCTAGAGCCAACAGATCCAGATCCAACCTGTGGCCTACACAGCCCAAGTCTTCACCTCTGACTGAGGCCCCATAGACTCCACCCTTGTTTGAAGGTGGACAAGGCCTTAGATATCCTTGGGCAAAGCCCTCTTCATTGAAACTCTGACATTTCCTCTTGATCTCCATCCATTTGTGCGgacacttctttttctttgtgtagTCAAGATATACACACCCATGAACTCAGGTAGATTTCCTTAGTTCTTGTCCTGAATGCTTTCTGGCCTGTCCATGGTCTTCATGATTAGTGTCAGCACTTGGCTGAAGCCATATGTGGATTTTAacctgcctgttttttttttcttttcttttttacatttcccccccaatctttattgttgagagtgttaTGGATATTGcgcctttttcccctcattgcctccctccacccagttcccaccccacctcatgccttcaccaccttactgtctgtgtccataggtaagatctttggctaatcttttcccgcccccctcctcctcccttccctctgagattcgtctatttcatgcttccatgcctctgattctgttttattcaccagtttattttgttcattaggtttcttgttcatttattttgatttttagattcgattgttgatagatatgtatttgttgccattttattgttcatattttttacctcctcctcttcctcctcttctctcctcctcctcctcctcctcctccttctcctctttctcctccttctcctccttctcctcctcctcctcctgccttcttcttcctcctccttcttcatagGTAAgtaactacttttctcttgctgcttttaagattttctctttgtctttaacccttggcattttaattatgatgtgtcttggtgtgggcctctttgagttcctcttgtttgggactatctgcacttcctggacttgtaagtctattttttcaccaggtaggggaagttttctgtcattatttcttcaaataggttttcaatttcttgctctctctcatcttttGGCCCCCCTGTAATGttaatgttggtacacttaaagttgtccttacattttcttcatatttttttattttttttctttttgctcttctgattgggtgttttttgcttcctcattttccaaatcattgacttgattcttggaatcctctactctactgttgaatccctgtaaatggTTCTTtacttcagttagtgtatgcttaatttctgactggtaaTTTTTCATGAcattgaaattctcactaagatccttgaaagtctcactagtcccttgaagctctcatgaagatccttgagtaaccttataaccatggttttgaactcggtttctagtagtttgcttgcttccatttctttcatttgtgatgtgtttctttgtctcagaatttttgctgcttccttgtgtttgtttctatgtattaggtagagctactgtgtctcctggaattggtagagtggccttgtgtagtaggtgccctgtagggcccagtggctcaacctccctaATCACTTGAGCTGGACACTCTAGGTGTGTccctgtgagctgtgtgcactgtcttatagttgagccttgattgctgttggcctctctaggaggagttgacctccaagccaattggctgtgaggaccagctgcaaagacagtgggagagctgctatgcaggaggcaaggcccagctgtgaagcaaggcaggctcaTGCTAGAGCTGGGTTTAGAGTCTTTTATTGGTAGGTTTGGGGCACGCTGTCACCActtgcagcttgtttgagagattttagcaaagtctgaagcttgagccaggacaggccattcatatggaaaagctgctgcaaacagtttgggtggggctgcaaattggatggggtgtgGTTAGGGAATccccagggcggagcaaacagtgtgggctgccagatatggctgccagtcagccctgtaataggggaggtcccagcacaggaacaatgacccttgCACAAGCACCCCTGTCTTGGAGAAAGCCGCCCCTGGGTTCCTGCCCCgttgccagacagttcagttcctcctcatatgtgtctgagTCCTCCAGAGCTGcccagtgctggaactcagaggtATTGAATCTAAGTGTGTTTGTGTGccagccctttaaaaggaacagctgggtctccagcagcctctgtgtctcttagccacaatccccactggtttttacagcctatagttatggggacttctcttcctagttctggaaccctgagctgggggtctggtgtggggctgggatcccttgctcctcttGGGCAGCTTCCACAAAGACAATCTCCCTCCAATTAAAAAAGCGACACAGGTGGGTGTCAGACCATCCTGGTCcacgcctctgcccctcctaccagtctcagtgtgctttctttcttctttaattgtaggacttccattcaaccagctttcaggcggttctgaatgatagtggttctgtatttttagttgtaatttcgatgtggttgtgggaggccgcgagtacaggcatttacttatgccgccatcttgcaAGGTCCCtgcctgtttccttttttttttttacctttctgtttgtcttcattactttttttccccctaatttaaattctttattgtttaaagtattacatatgtctcttttttccccccattgacctctccctggctgctctccactcccccccctccccagcacataTCCCCAcccccctaatgtctgtgtcctttggttatgcttatatgcatgcatacaagtcctttggttgacctcttacccacccccatcccctacTCTCGCCTGCCTTCCCTATGAGGTTCCATGGTCTGTTTGatctttctatgtctctggatctatttcagttcatcagtttatgttgttcattatattatacaaatgagtgagatcatgtgatatttatctttctctgactggcttattttgcttagcataatgctcttctgGTCCATCCAtcctattgcaaatggtaagatatatatatatatatatatatatatatatatatatatatatatagcagcataatattccattgtgtagttgtaccagtttttttttgttCCCCACCCgcacctctgatcgcaggctcggccccctcccaagcctaaagcctccgccccaggctttaggcttgggaaggggttccccccagcatttcctaagcctaaagcctccgccctaggaggctttcggcctggtgctggagcggacccCAGCGATCCGtttgtaccagttttttaatccactcatctgctgatgggcacttaggctgtttccaaatcttagctattgtaaattgtgctgctatgagcagggatgcatttattctttctgattgatgtttctgatttcttgggatccCTGCCTGTTTCTTAAGGTTATGAAGGTTCAGTAGGTTCATTATCACTGAATAAACGACATTTTAGTTAAGGGCTTAAATAGCAACAAATAACACCCTCTGGCCGTTCtggacctctgggcagcatgggaaggcggaaaggcttctccgggccagagtgaaaaggcagctccggccggagtgaaggcggtgctggcagccaggggaaggaaggcccagtcttgcatgaatcttcgtgcatcgggcctctagtatttcataaggCTCCTCAGAAAGTCAAGATCAAGCACTAGTGCTTATGTGGTATCCAACTCAATCCATCCTTGGTtagctttccttccttctgtttcacTTCTCCATCACCCCTGTTCCCTGGGATCACTTCCAAAAGAAACTGCATGCAAATCTTGGGCTACGCTTTGAGGAGAACCAAAGCTACGACAAGCAGTAAAGTAACACGCAGATAGAAAGATGGTTCTATTGTCACATAATTTACTTTGCAATGCCTGTGTAACaagcccttctctccctcccctttttaaccttttgcactcagatgtcgagtgcaaattactctttgaatgtatcaataatttgaaatataaaaatatccaaataaataagtttgtatgaaaagaaaaaaaaaataacaccctCATTTTATTGGGCATTCTTACTGATGGTCACAGTGGTGTAAATCATGGGTGGGCAGTCTTATAGGGATTTTACAGTTCATTGCATACACACTTGGTGAACACTCTGTGGTCTATGGGGGAGCCCTACTCGATAGGGGTCTTTCCTGAATGTGGAGCTGACCCCCTGCTTGAGGGTCAGGCAGAAGTCAATTTTATTTTGGTAATATGCAATTCTTTGAGGTAACTGGGGATGCCTAACAGAGGCTGCTGGGAAGCAAGCCTGATAGTTACTTGTCTAGAAGGCATGGTACCTCAGCCTCGCTTCTAGTAGCATCCTTTAGGTCACTGACATGTGCCTGACCTAATGTTTGAGGTGCTGGGGAATCAGGTCGGTGGTGTGTATCTCACTCCTGCCTGTCACTTGGATTTCTGTTTTGACTTGAGCCAGAATATCATCAAAAGCTGCAAAATGAATACGTTCATGATATTTTTTTTCGGTTTCTTATAGGCTAGCCTGAAAGCTGACACGATAAATAAGCCCTTTGCACAGCGGTGCCAAGACTTGGTTAAAGTCATAGAGGATTTTCCAGCAAAGGTACAGCTCTGCTAGCATCTCTTTGGGGCATGTCTCATTCTGTCCTTGAAGAATGTTctaggggggtgggatgggaatggggggatgaggacaaatatgtgacaccttaatcaataaagaaatttaaaaagaaaaaaaaaaatgttcttacatCCCTGGTCTCCACCTCTGAGCCCTGCCCTACGCAGAGGCCTGACCTGGCATTGTGACTGTCACATTTATGGACACATTTAAGCATGTGAACATGTAAGCCAGGATTTTCTACAATGCATGCTTTTGTCCCACATGGGATGCTTGGCAATGtccaaggacattttaaaaaatatatattttattgatttttttttttacagagaggaagggagagggatagagagttagaaacatcgatcagctgcctcctgcacacctcccactggggatgtgcccgcaaccaaggtacatgcccttgaccggaatcgaacctgggacccttcagtccgcaggccgacgctccatccactgagccaaaccggttagagccaaGGACATTGTTAATTATCACACAGGAGTGGTGCTGCTGGTATCAAGTGGTAGAGACCAGCCATGCTGGCAAACCATCCCATAATGCACAGGGccgcccccacaacaaagaagtATTCGGCATAAAATGTCAACAGTACCAAAGTCGAGAAACTGGTGTAAATACTGAAAATATGTACTCCCATCACACCCAGATTTGTCAATTAGTAGTAAGTGAGGTAAGTTTAAGAAGCCGGCCTGGACAAGGAGTTACTACCAAATGACAGCAAGTCTCAGTTTCCAGGGCTCACTCTGAGAAGAACATTGCCACCCTTAGTAAAGCTCTCTTTAAATATAGTGACTAATTTAACTGGCCCAGATGTAAAACAGTACGGCTAGACATGCCCCATAGCCACGATGAAAGGACCCAAGGCTGCTGCTCTCCTGTTGGCACTGTTGTGCCAGGGTTCCTGTGGGTGCCGGGCTGGTCCTGTGGGCTTTTGAACCAGGGAGTAACATGCTCAGAGCTCAGGTTCAGCTAGGGAAGTGGGCAGCGTGAGGTGCAGGGCTGCAGCTGGCACACAGCCCAGCAGTGAGCACTGGTCCTCAGCAAGCCTGCCCAAAGCCTCACCCTCTCACTGTTTCAGGAGCTGCATGCCATCTTCCCATGGCTGGTGGAGAGCATTTTCGGCAGCTTGGATGGTGTTCTCATCGGCTGGAACCTCCGCTCCTTACAGGGACGTGTGAGCCCTGTAGAATACAGCATTGCGATGGAATTTCTAGACCCTGGGTAGGTAGGTTTGTCACCTGAGGAGCTGGATGTTTCCTCTGGTGatcccatttttaaatcattgtctTTTTCAAAGTTAGAAACACATCAAAGCAAGATGGTTTGCAGTTCATTTGCctgcttttcttgttttaatttcatGTTCAGTGGCCCAATGATGAAGTTGGTATATAAACTTCAAGCTGAAGACTATAAGTTTGACTTTCCTGTCTCCTACCTGCCTGTAAGTAAGCCCTGGCAGTGAAAGCTGTGCTTGGGCAGAGACCCCAGATAGTGACTACAGTGGTGGTAGGTGGGCAGGGGCTCAGAGGGGCTGTCACGGTGGGCAGGAGAATGCCATGGTGTCTGTTCAGGGTCAAGGAGGCATCACAAATTGGAATTTTTAAGATCACAAATTCCGCCATTGGGGAAGGTTCCATGCTGCCCGGTTTGCTACTGGCTAGATGATAGGGCCATGTGACTGGTTACAACAGGTGACTTGCTCAGTAGGTATGAAAAGCAGAGGAGATGGGATTCATCAAGCTTATAAATGTGCACAGCTGCTGCCTTTGCTGTTTGTGGGTCTTTATGatgatactagtggcccagtgcatggatttgtgcactggtggtgttcctcggcctgggcctggcctgtggggatagggccgaaaccagcagtccaacatcccccaaggggtcccacagtgtgagagggcactctgcaaagttgctattgctcggcagctcctgcgttgagtgtctgccccctagtggtcagtgcgcgtcatagctactggccggtccgcccatcgcttaggcttttatagatagatagatagatagatagatagatagatagatagatatagatgagaGATTCTAAGTGAAAGTTTGCTCAAGTGTTACGCAGAGGATAGTGCTGTTCCCACGAACAGGGTCCATGTGCTGGCCACCTCCTCAGCAGCCTTCACAAAGGGCTGCACCACATGTGGGCACTGAGCCAgagcctgcctccctctctccacagGGCCCCGTGAAGGCATCCATCCAGGAGCACATGGTCCCTGATAGTCCTCTGTACCACAATAAGGTCCAGTTCCCCCCCACCGGGGGCCTTGGCCTGAACCTGGCCCTCAGTATCCTTTGCTGACCCCATGGGTAGGGAGGCTGGGGTGGCCAGCACAGTGTGGGGTTGGTGGGGGTGCAGTAGCCCAACATCCCTGCCGTTTGTCCCCTGATCCTGCCTTCAGATCCGTTCGAGTATTACATGTTCTTTTTCGCTTTGAGCCTCATCACTCAAAAGGTACAGAAGGGATTCCTCTGAACAGAGTTTGCTTTACTGGAAACCCCTgagagggtggggggcgtggccctgGGCTCTTGTTTTCACACAGCAAGAAAGCTTGGGATTTGCCTGGGAGCCAGCTGCCAGCCTTTCTTTGTCTTCCattcctccttttcccttcctgccTCATTTCTCTgggtcttcctttccttcctcctccagtgTTTGTCCTTCAGGCCATTCTCACTTAGGGCAATAGACTGGTGGGCAGACTTGACAGGTGATGTGGCAGTCAGGGGGCTTCCCATGGAGGTGCTTACCAGACAGTGGGGCAGAGTGGAGGGGTCACAGGCGGGTAGGCCTGAGGGTTGTCAGCTGTCTGCGATGGGGCTTTTCTCCTGGCACCACCCTCAGTGTGCGTGGGCTGGCCTCAGGGAAGCAGCCCACATCCCAAGACTTTCGTGTGATTGCTGGGTCAGCAGCCTGGGGCGGTGCCCAGAGCCACCCACTAACTCGAGTTTTGTTCTTTAGCCACTCCCCGGGGCCCTCCATGTTCGTCCTTCAGACTGCGCGTATTTCATCCTGGTGGACAGGTACCTGTCGTGGTTCCTGCCCATAGAAGGCAGCGTgctccccccactctcctccaGTCCCGGGGGGCCCAGCCCCTCACCAGCTCCCAGGTAAGGCTCTCCAGCTACCCTGGCCTTTGGCCAGTACCTGAGGTGTCCCGTGCCTGCCACTAGCTATTCTACAAAAGAGTAGCCTGATCAGTGAGCACTGCTCATGCAACAATGGTGCCCACTCTGTCCAGGGCTCCCCAGTTTTTCTTATGCCTGAGATGCCCCTGTCCCAGCTGCCATATCACAGACTAGAGTGCAGGGGTAAGGAGAGTGTCTGTTTTGGCTTTCAGTGACCATCCCTGAAGTGGTCAGGTCCTGTGGCTGCATGGCCCTGCTATGAAAACGGGCTGTGTTCTGCCCATAGCATCCCTCCCCACATGCAACATCCATTCCCTACAGTGAGGTGCTAGTGTTCTCTGTAtggttccaattttagtatatttttttttaaatatatatattttattgatttttttacagagaggaagagagagggatagagagttagaaacatcgatgagagagaaacatcgatcatctgcctcctgcacaccccctactggggatgtgcccgcaacca
This region of Eptesicus fuscus isolate TK198812 chromosome 23, DD_ASM_mEF_20220401, whole genome shotgun sequence genomic DNA includes:
- the LOC103286985 gene encoding mitotic-spindle organizing protein 2B isoform X1, with translation MATPGAGPGPGPPPGLEAALQKLALRRKKVLSAEEMELYELAQAAGGAMDPDVFKILVDLLKLNVAPLAVFQMLKSMCAGQRLASEPQDPAAGSLPTSSVPETRGRNKSSTALGGGPTLAERSCREGSSQRMPRQPSATRLPKGAGPGKSPTRSST